The following are encoded together in the Capsulimonas corticalis genome:
- a CDS encoding serine/threonine-protein kinase codes for MELSTQLGPYRLDELTGEGSVAQVYKAWHTELHRYEALKLLRDSMTHEATIVARFLSEARTAAKLQHPNIATIYSVGDGNGSQPYFTMELIEGRDLGEHLRRHGPLTLDDATPLLQQIAEAIDYAHSLGVIHRDIKPANILLGDLPSGGYTVKLVDFGIARVQAEEAAARLTQTGGIVGTPKYISPEQASEQPVDYRADIYSFGVVAYEMLCGRTPFEGPEPATTMALLMAHVYSEPPTPRDLAPSLSQTTSDALLRSLAKSPEARFSACGEFVRVLTAPRAAEPPTTTSPNIVTAPKAAAVESNATRTAARSPRTIWPLVGAAVFGALTLATVFAVTRLSPTAARIGGGAKPAAITRQNAVLTTPIPASDPKQLTALSEKPATPAPLPATQTPLTPLVNHPETAVPAPILPAPRAATHPAATAAHATATAAKPAVNVTKHSPLPMTAHALPHDRHPRSLTLRRRPRLVKARITGRLTNHRNLAAAWDASYHQEMALANSFRAKGDVVQANAMAQNAEDSRRHAFSAAKPRKRRAR; via the coding sequence ATGGAATTAAGCACACAATTAGGACCGTATCGGCTGGATGAGTTGACCGGAGAGGGCAGCGTGGCGCAGGTCTATAAGGCCTGGCACACAGAGCTGCACCGGTACGAAGCGCTCAAGCTACTCCGGGACTCGATGACGCACGAGGCGACGATTGTGGCGCGCTTTCTCTCGGAAGCCCGCACCGCCGCCAAACTCCAGCATCCAAACATCGCCACCATCTATTCGGTCGGCGACGGCAACGGAAGCCAGCCCTACTTCACAATGGAGCTGATCGAAGGGCGCGATCTTGGCGAGCACTTGCGCCGCCACGGCCCGCTGACGCTCGACGACGCCACGCCGCTGCTCCAGCAGATCGCCGAAGCGATCGATTACGCCCATAGTTTAGGCGTCATCCATCGCGATATCAAACCCGCCAATATCCTGCTGGGAGATCTCCCGTCCGGCGGCTATACCGTCAAACTTGTGGATTTCGGCATCGCCCGAGTGCAGGCCGAGGAAGCGGCGGCCCGACTCACGCAAACCGGCGGCATCGTCGGCACACCGAAGTATATCTCCCCTGAACAGGCCAGCGAGCAGCCGGTCGATTACCGCGCGGATATCTACTCGTTCGGCGTGGTGGCCTACGAAATGCTGTGCGGGCGCACGCCCTTTGAGGGTCCGGAGCCGGCGACGACCATGGCGCTGCTGATGGCGCATGTGTACTCCGAACCGCCCACGCCCCGCGATCTGGCGCCGTCGCTCTCGCAGACAACCAGTGACGCGCTCCTGCGCAGCCTCGCCAAGTCGCCCGAAGCGCGGTTCAGCGCGTGCGGCGAGTTTGTCCGGGTGCTCACGGCGCCGCGCGCCGCGGAGCCCCCCACGACAACCAGCCCGAATATCGTAACGGCGCCGAAAGCCGCCGCTGTCGAATCAAACGCCACGAGGACAGCCGCGCGGTCTCCGCGCACCATCTGGCCGCTGGTCGGCGCCGCCGTCTTTGGCGCTCTGACGCTCGCCACGGTTTTCGCCGTCACCCGCCTCTCGCCCACCGCCGCGCGCATCGGCGGCGGCGCCAAACCGGCGGCCATCACTCGCCAAAACGCCGTATTAACCACGCCGATACCGGCTTCGGATCCGAAACAATTGACGGCGCTGTCGGAAAAGCCGGCCACGCCTGCGCCGCTGCCCGCGACTCAAACGCCGCTGACGCCCCTGGTCAATCATCCCGAAACGGCCGTCCCCGCGCCGATCCTCCCCGCGCCACGCGCGGCCACGCACCCGGCCGCAACCGCCGCTCATGCGACGGCAACCGCCGCAAAACCCGCAGTGAACGTGACCAAACATTCGCCTTTGCCCATGACGGCGCATGCCCTGCCTCACGATCGCCATCCCAGAAGCTTAACGCTTCGGCGCAGACCAAGGCTCGTGAAGGCTCGCATCACGGGACGGCTGACGAATCACCGAAATCTTGCGGCGGCGTGGGACGCCAGTTACCATCAGGAAATGGCGCTGGCGAATTCGTTTCGCGCGAAGGGCGACGTTGTTCAGGCAAACGCGATGGCCCAAAATGCGGAAGACAGCCGCCGCCATGCCTTCTCCGCAGCCAAACCTCGGAAGCGAAGAGCGCGATAA